The genomic region GGATTGGCTATGTTTTAGTAAAAACCAAAGATACTCTAATAGATCTCGAACAACCCGTTAATATAGAATTACCCATTGGTTTTGAATACCTTGATTATGAATATGTAAGAGATTTGGGAGTTGATTTTGATCATATAACCTATAAAGTAAAATCCAACAATAAGAACAATTCTTTAGACGCAGTTAAAATACATAAAAGTCGACTTATCATATATGAAAACTTTGATTATATCTTAAAAAGATATGTTCCGTGTTATACCGAAAGCTTTTTACTAGATATTTATTTATTTGAAAAGATATACGTAGAAATAGAAAGACGTATTGAAAACCACAATTTTTTGTTTTACAAAGATGAATCTTTAGTACAACTACAAGACGCGCTTTCTAGTGCAACAACTTCTTTAAGTGCACTTACTAAGAGCAGCAATAATGATGGGGGAAGTGGCATTTTATCTTCTTTTTTGAGAAAACAAAATTCAAACAATCATAGTAAAGATATTTCTAATTTAAGAAACCTTAATGACTCATTATCACAGGAGCTTGCTAGGCTAAAAAGCAATCTAAATAATGAGGGAATGTTTTATACGGCCACCCTTAGTGCTAGTTTAGAGGTTATTAAATACGATCTTAGTTACTTAAGGGAGGCTTTAGCATTAATTAAGGCAAAAATTGGTGCAGATACTAAAGAGCCCTTAACCAGAAGCTTTAATGAACAGGCTAAAGGATTAGGAAATGGTGGTAAAGGTGATAGGAGTAATTATTACGATTTTCTCAAAGGTGTGCAAGAACAAATTGAGAACTCTTGTAATTTAAAACTTACAAAGTATTTTGGGCTTGATATGAAATTTAATTCGCTGATTATGTTAAGTGAAGAACAAAAAGTGGAAAGAGATATAAAGCTAATTGAGCTTTACAGTAAATATAACCAGCTTATACAAAGTAGCTCCTTTGATAATGAGGAG from Borreliella burgdorferi B31 harbors:
- a CDS encoding DUF1073 domain-containing protein yields the protein MCDLRKTKLIDKISSLELYKYSIFFRNYIENVAEDCLKNGLVLESADHNVSEVELARLKVQLKNALLNCIISYRFHGIGYVLVKTKDTLIDLEQPVNIELPIGFEYLDYEYVRDLGVDFDHITYKVKSNNKNNSLDAVKIHKSRLIIYENFDYILKRYVPCYTESFLLDIYLFEKIYVEIERRIENHNFLFYKDESLVQLQDALSSATTSLSALTKSSNNDGGSGILSSFLRKQNSNNHSKDISNLRNLNDSLSQELARLKSNLNNEGMFYTATLSASLEVIKYDLSYLREALALIKAKIGADTKEPLTRSFNEQAKGLGNGGKGDRSNYYDFLKGVQEQIENSCNLKLTKYFGLDMKFNSLIMLSEEQKVERDIKLIELYSKYNQLIQSSSFDNEELAILKEKLFSF